From a region of the Chloroflexota bacterium genome:
- the pgl gene encoding 6-phosphogluconolactonase, with the protein MLLPRCWMTAMAPPPLPSASTNQAPGDRRPQAPLSSRIVANGSSSVAIARRPMFDLHLSSTPGENARAIAKFIADLSHERVEASARFTIALSGGNSPARLYAALASPPFAERIGWQAWHVFWSDERCVPPDSPQSNYKLARETILRHVPIPEKHVHRIKGEWMPSAAANAYEEEIAATLGGDKPIFDLILLGIGEDGHVASLFPGSEALHTKTRLAIATLSPDRKMHRITFTLPLINAARHVAVIANDASKADVLARLMQPRQADARLPAAMVRPKAGTLHWFLAQEAASKLPGLGSAR; encoded by the coding sequence GTGTTGTTGCCCCGCTGCTGGATGACGGCGATGGCCCCGCCGCCCCTCCCCTCCGCCTCTACGAACCAGGCTCCTGGGGACCGGAGGCCGCAAGCGCCCTTATCATCCAGGATAGTCGCGAATGGCTCGTCCTCTGTGGCAATCGCGAGGAGGCCTATGTTTGATCTGCACCTCTCCAGCACGCCTGGCGAAAACGCCCGCGCCATCGCCAAGTTCATCGCCGATCTCTCCCATGAGCGCGTGGAGGCCTCCGCCAGGTTCACCATCGCGCTCTCCGGCGGCAACAGCCCGGCCAGGCTCTACGCCGCCCTAGCCTCGCCGCCCTTCGCGGAGCGCATTGGATGGCAGGCCTGGCACGTCTTTTGGAGCGATGAGCGCTGCGTCCCGCCGGATAGCCCCCAGAGCAACTACAAGCTTGCTCGGGAAACCATCCTTCGCCACGTTCCGATCCCTGAGAAGCACGTGCATCGCATCAAGGGCGAATGGATGCCCAGCGCCGCCGCCAACGCCTATGAAGAGGAGATCGCGGCAACTCTGGGTGGCGATAAACCCATCTTCGATCTCATCCTCCTCGGCATCGGCGAAGACGGCCACGTCGCCTCCCTCTTCCCCGGCAGCGAAGCGCTGCACACCAAGACGCGGCTCGCCATCGCCACCCTCTCGCCCGATAGGAAGATGCACCGCATCACCTTCACGCTCCCTCTCATCAACGCCGCGCGCCACGTCGCTGTCATCGCGAACGACGCCTCCAAGGCCGACGTGCTTGCTCGCCTGATGCAGCCTCGCCAGGCCGATGCACGACTCCCCGCCGCCATGGTCCGCCCGAAAGCGGGAACGCTCCATTGGTTCCTAGCCCAAGAGGCAGCCTCCAAACTGCCGGGTCTGGGTAGCGCCCGCTAG